In Fibrobacterota bacterium, one DNA window encodes the following:
- a CDS encoding tetratricopeptide repeat protein: MGNFPDFGWGGQAAGSFPGIAEMEIYDTVHLRKMAQNYFETGRVGEAIDVLREALRYDNADPELWSSLGWAFIHLGRYAEAVDPLKRALSLRPDDIQCIKSLGLAAFALGRKQASFQSYQIALNLNPRDEEALFGLGILFVSSGDLKSAYRQYELLVGMPSPLAEDLYSKIVERNELRMG; the protein is encoded by the coding sequence ATGGGGAATTTTCCGGACTTCGGATGGGGCGGACAAGCCGCCGGGTCGTTTCCCGGCATCGCCGAGATGGAAATCTACGACACCGTCCACTTGCGCAAGATGGCTCAAAACTATTTTGAAACGGGTCGCGTGGGCGAGGCCATCGACGTTCTCAGGGAAGCCCTGCGGTACGATAACGCGGATCCGGAATTATGGAGCAGCCTGGGATGGGCTTTCATCCACCTGGGACGCTATGCCGAGGCCGTCGATCCCCTCAAGCGCGCGCTCTCGCTAAGGCCCGACGATATCCAATGCATCAAGAGCCTGGGGCTCGCCGCCTTCGCGTTGGGCCGGAAGCAAGCGAGCTTCCAATCCTACCAAATAGCCTTGAACCTCAATCCCCGGGATGAGGAAGCCCTCTTCGGCTTGGGCATCCTGTTCGTCTCCTCAGGCGATCTCAAATCCGCCTATCGCCAGTACGAGCTTTTGGTGGGGATGCCCTCGCCCCTTGCCGAGGATCTTTACTCTAAGATCGTCGAGCGCAACGAACTCCGCATGGGCTGA
- the xth gene encoding exodeoxyribonuclease III, whose protein sequence is MKTIRLLSWNVNGFRAAYKKGFIDWLHKESPDILCLQETKAEEIQIQKELKEVEGYHWNFCSSKAKKGYSGVALFTKEKPLRVTEGFGKDAFDIEGRTLVAEYPGFVLCNVYFPNGKTGDVRQQYKMDFYRHFQDFTTGLRKKGKSVIVCGDVNTAHKEIDIARPKENSGISGFLPEERAWIDGFLASGFIDSLRMFNQKPNQYSWWDMKSGARARNVGWRIDYFYVSEDLKAKVKNAWISPEVMGSDHCPVGLELALE, encoded by the coding sequence GTGAAGACCATCAGGCTGCTTTCATGGAACGTGAACGGCTTCCGCGCCGCATACAAGAAAGGCTTCATCGACTGGCTGCACAAGGAGTCGCCGGATATCCTCTGCCTCCAAGAGACCAAGGCCGAAGAGATCCAGATCCAAAAGGAGCTCAAGGAAGTGGAGGGCTACCACTGGAACTTCTGCTCATCGAAGGCGAAGAAGGGCTACAGCGGCGTCGCCTTGTTCACGAAGGAGAAGCCGCTCCGGGTGACCGAAGGCTTCGGCAAGGACGCGTTCGACATCGAGGGCCGTACCCTGGTGGCCGAATACCCGGGCTTCGTGCTCTGCAACGTGTATTTCCCGAACGGGAAGACCGGCGACGTGCGCCAGCAATACAAGATGGACTTTTACCGGCATTTCCAGGATTTCACCACGGGACTGCGGAAAAAGGGGAAGAGCGTGATCGTCTGCGGCGACGTGAACACGGCGCATAAGGAGATCGACATCGCCCGGCCCAAGGAGAACTCCGGCATTTCCGGATTCCTCCCCGAAGAAAGGGCGTGGATAGACGGTTTCCTCGCGAGCGGGTTCATCGACTCCTTGCGCATGTTCAACCAGAAGCCGAACCAATATTCCTGGTGGGATATGAAATCCGGGGCGCGCGCGCGCAACGTGGGCTGGCGCATCGATTACTTCTACGTGAGCGAGGATCTGAAGGCGAAGGTGAAGAACGCCTGGATCAGCCCCGAGGTGATGGGTTCCGACCATTGCCCGGTGGGCCTGGAATTGGCGTTGGAATAA
- a CDS encoding RNA polymerase sigma factor RpoD/SigA — MAKDTVRPLAGLGSDASLKRYLEDIRKAPQLRAEDESELFHLFRKGSRAARERLIAANMRFVVKVALEYRACPMPMSDLISEGALGLIHAVETFDPGRGVKFISYAVWWIRSHITKSLNEKGYLIRLPANQYFRLRKALQAERNGRFEEEDLRVIRQLSQGCASLHSPHPGTGRSWSDLLPDPAAPDPEVQAELAVGSGLTERMLAAMPERERRILQRTYGLGNENPVTLKEVGRDLSLSAERVRQLRAMALRRMRSDPEYAPLRERYACLSDARTA; from the coding sequence ATGGCGAAAGATACCGTTAGGCCTCTGGCCGGCCTCGGCTCCGACGCATCGCTGAAGCGATACCTCGAAGACATCCGGAAGGCCCCGCAATTGCGGGCCGAAGACGAATCCGAGCTCTTCCATCTCTTCCGCAAGGGGAGCCGCGCGGCGCGCGAACGCCTGATCGCCGCGAATATGCGTTTCGTGGTGAAGGTGGCGCTGGAATACCGCGCCTGCCCCATGCCCATGTCCGACCTCATTTCCGAAGGCGCGCTTGGCCTCATACACGCGGTAGAGACCTTCGATCCCGGACGCGGCGTCAAATTCATCTCCTACGCGGTATGGTGGATCCGGTCGCATATCACCAAGTCCCTGAACGAGAAGGGCTATCTCATCCGCTTGCCGGCGAACCAGTACTTCCGGCTGCGAAAGGCCCTGCAGGCCGAACGCAACGGACGTTTCGAAGAAGAGGATTTGCGGGTCATACGCCAATTGAGCCAAGGCTGCGCGTCCCTGCACTCGCCCCATCCCGGCACCGGCCGCTCATGGTCCGACCTGCTGCCCGATCCCGCCGCCCCCGATCCCGAAGTCCAGGCCGAGCTCGCCGTAGGGTCGGGGCTAACCGAACGCATGCTCGCCGCCATGCCCGAGCGGGAACGGCGGATATTGCAGCGCACTTACGGCCTGGGGAACGAGAACCCGGTCACCTTGAAGGAAGTCGGCCGGGACCTGAGCCTTTCCGCGGAACGGGTACGCCAACTCCGGGCCATGGCCCTCCGGCGCATGCGATCCGATCCGGAGTATGCGCCTTTGCGGGAACGCTATGCGTGCCTCTCCGATGCCCGGACGGCCTGA
- a CDS encoding MoaD/ThiS family protein: MPRVSFTRHLQTFFPALKMGEEVPGATVREVIAELEKRYPGFALYVGDETGRLRRHVHVFVGDEPICDREALSDALSPSQEIFILQALSGG, from the coding sequence ATGCCGCGAGTCAGTTTCACCCGGCACCTGCAGACCTTCTTCCCGGCGCTGAAGATGGGGGAGGAGGTGCCGGGCGCGACCGTACGCGAGGTGATAGCCGAATTGGAGAAGCGTTATCCGGGCTTCGCCTTGTACGTGGGCGACGAGACCGGGCGCCTGCGCAGGCACGTGCACGTCTTCGTGGGCGATGAGCCCATCTGCGATCGCGAGGCCCTGAGCGACGCGCTTTCGCCGAGCCAGGAAATATTCATCTTGCAGGCATTGTCAGGGGGTTGA